In Bacteroidia bacterium, one genomic interval encodes:
- a CDS encoding rhomboid family intramembrane serine protease, which yields MHPEVRKIFKSITIPLILSLIMIGVKVFEVLSHSDLGVYGVLPRQISGLKGILFIPFLHADWEHLFSNVIPLIVTGSMLFYFYKELAVRVTLLIYILSGFWLWLGGRENYHIGASNIVYGITAFLFLSGFIRKHTGLIAVSLLMVFLYGSLVWGLFPVVPKISWEGHLFGALSGILCAIVFRKEGQQQEVYEWGDDDETFDNHENDENAPQSSLKIVYSYKKSDEQNGTEES from the coding sequence ATGCATCCGGAAGTCCGCAAAATTTTTAAAAGCATTACTATACCACTCATCTTATCACTAATAATGATTGGTGTAAAAGTTTTTGAAGTTTTATCACATTCCGATTTAGGTGTGTATGGTGTACTACCAAGACAGATTAGTGGATTAAAAGGAATTTTATTTATTCCATTTCTTCATGCCGACTGGGAACATTTGTTCAGCAATGTTATCCCGCTGATAGTTACAGGCAGTATGTTATTTTATTTTTATAAAGAACTGGCTGTGAGGGTGACATTACTTATTTATATTCTTAGTGGTTTTTGGCTTTGGCTTGGCGGACGCGAAAATTATCATATTGGAGCCAGCAACATTGTGTATGGCATCACAGCATTTTTATTTTTAAGTGGCTTTATCAGAAAGCATACAGGGCTAATTGCCGTTTCATTGCTTATGGTATTTCTGTATGGAAGTTTAGTCTGGGGACTTTTTCCCGTTGTTCCAAAAATTTCGTGGGAGGGGCATTTATTTGGAGCTCTGTCCGGAATACTTTGTGCAATAGTTTTCAGAAAGGAAGGTCAGCAGCAGGAAGTTTATGAGTGGGGAGATGATGATGAAACATTTGATAATCACGAAAATGATGAAAATGCTCCGCAGTCATCATTAAAAATTGTTTATTCGTATAAAAAATCAGACGAGCAAAATGGCACTGAAGAATCTTGA
- a CDS encoding ABC transporter ATP-binding protein, with translation MLEVKNLNVVFHQNSSPIIAVKDFSFSIAAGETLGLVGESGSGKTVSSLALLGLLNSKNVVLGGNAYFNMQQPVDLLKLNERQLTAIRGRHIAMIMQEPMQAFNPIFTCGHQVAETIRKHTSLSKNDATEKVFQLFEKVKLPNPLQISKRFPHQLSGGQLQRVAIAMAICCNPSLLIADEPTTALDTSVQKDILLLLQQLQSENNMGMLFISHDLEVVKHIAHHTLVVHAGQMVEQGKTPILFSHPTHDYTKELLQSRPSGFKRNKIIGERNILTVENLYKNFNQRQGLFRSTKNTSNAVDNIIFTVKQGETLGIVGESGSGKTTLAKLLLRLIEADSGLIKLNGENLIHYPIRTEQPWRKKIQAVFQNPHGSLDPVMTVGKQLGEVMKLHDSPQNATIVKNKIVDWFEKVGLTEQHLNRFPHELSSGQKQRLCIARALIPSPDLLICDEAVSALDVTVQAKILELINSLQQQFHFGCIFISHDLKVIRQMCDTVLVMKEGKVDCYLETEKLFEEHPTTYSEILLRSIL, from the coding sequence ATGCTTGAGGTAAAAAATCTGAACGTTGTATTTCATCAAAACAGCAGTCCTATAATTGCTGTAAAGGATTTTTCTTTTTCTATTGCAGCAGGTGAAACATTAGGATTAGTTGGTGAATCAGGCTCAGGAAAAACAGTTTCATCATTGGCATTACTCGGATTGTTGAACAGTAAAAACGTGGTATTGGGTGGCAATGCCTATTTCAATATGCAACAACCTGTTGATTTATTGAAATTGAATGAAAGACAATTAACTGCAATCAGAGGTCGTCATATAGCTATGATAATGCAAGAGCCAATGCAGGCATTTAATCCGATATTTACTTGTGGACATCAGGTGGCAGAAACCATTCGAAAGCATACCTCATTAAGCAAAAATGATGCAACAGAAAAAGTATTTCAACTCTTTGAAAAAGTAAAGCTACCAAATCCATTACAAATCAGTAAACGTTTTCCGCATCAACTTTCGGGAGGACAGTTACAACGTGTTGCTATTGCAATGGCTATTTGTTGTAATCCATCACTCCTTATTGCTGATGAACCAACAACAGCACTCGATACCTCAGTACAGAAAGACATACTCTTGCTTTTACAGCAACTGCAATCAGAAAATAATATGGGTATGTTGTTCATCAGTCATGACCTTGAAGTTGTAAAACACATTGCACATCACACTTTAGTGGTTCATGCAGGACAAATGGTTGAACAAGGAAAGACACCGATATTATTTTCACATCCTACTCATGATTACACAAAAGAGCTATTGCAAAGTCGCCCTTCAGGATTTAAAAGAAACAAAATTATTGGTGAAAGAAATATTCTGACTGTAGAAAATTTATATAAAAATTTCAACCAACGGCAAGGGCTTTTTCGAAGTACAAAAAACACCTCAAATGCTGTTGACAATATCATCTTTACAGTAAAGCAGGGAGAAACATTAGGCATTGTTGGTGAATCGGGTTCAGGAAAAACAACATTAGCTAAATTATTACTTCGATTAATTGAAGCGGATAGTGGATTGATAAAATTAAACGGAGAAAATCTTATACACTACCCGATTCGAACGGAACAACCTTGGCGAAAAAAAATTCAGGCTGTATTTCAAAATCCGCATGGGTCACTCGATCCGGTTATGACTGTGGGGAAACAACTTGGTGAAGTGATGAAATTGCATGATTCACCACAAAATGCCACTATTGTTAAAAACAAAATTGTTGATTGGTTTGAAAAAGTAGGACTAACGGAACAACATTTAAACCGATTTCCGCATGAGCTAAGCTCCGGACAAAAGCAACGTTTGTGTATTGCCCGCGCACTGATTCCTTCTCCAGATTTGCTTATTTGCGATGAAGCTGTTAGTGCACTTGATGTTACTGTTCAGGCAAAAATTCTTGAATTGATAAACAGTCTTCAACAACAATTTCATTTCGGATGTATTTTCATTTCTCACGACCTGAAAGTTATCCGTCAGATGTGTGATACTGTTTTGGTGATGAAAGAAGGCAAGGTTGACTGTTATTTAGAAACAGAAAAATTATTTGAGGAGCACCCAACAACATATTCAGAGATATTATTAAGATCAATTTTATAG
- a CDS encoding GNAT family N-acetyltransferase: MITIRKGTPADVEPALLLIKELAAFEKAPEQVINTVEQMLIDGYGEKPIFDLLVAEADQKIAGIAIYFIKYSTWKGKCLYLDDIVVQESLRGKGIGKQLFDAVVAEAKLCNCQQLQWQVLNWNEPAINFYKKYDTVFDAEWINCKITL; encoded by the coding sequence ATGATAACCATTCGCAAAGGAACACCCGCTGATGTTGAACCGGCACTTCTACTTATCAAAGAATTGGCAGCATTTGAAAAGGCACCTGAACAAGTTATCAATACTGTTGAGCAAATGCTTATAGATGGCTATGGCGAAAAACCAATTTTCGATTTGTTGGTTGCTGAAGCAGATCAAAAAATTGCAGGTATTGCCATCTACTTTATCAAATATTCAACATGGAAGGGAAAATGTCTTTATCTCGATGACATTGTTGTTCAAGAATCATTACGCGGAAAAGGAATAGGCAAGCAATTGTTTGATGCTGTTGTTGCAGAAGCCAAGTTATGTAACTGCCAACAATTACAATGGCAGGTGTTGAACTGGAATGAGCCTGCAATTAATTTTTATAAAAAATACGATACTGTTTTTGATGCTGAATGGATCAATTGTAAAATTACACTTTAG
- the mce gene encoding methylmalonyl-CoA epimerase encodes MKNLEHIGIAVKSLQISEPIFEALLGFPSYKRENVESEYVITSFFQSGETKVELLEATSSESAIAKFVEKRGEGIHHLAFAVDDIKAEMQRLQQSGFTLLNSEPKKGADNKLVCFLHPKSTNGVLVELCQEIKS; translated from the coding sequence CTGAAGAATCTTGAACACATTGGCATTGCAGTTAAAAGTCTGCAAATTTCTGAGCCTATATTTGAAGCATTATTAGGTTTTCCGTCTTATAAACGAGAAAATGTTGAAAGCGAATATGTTATTACCTCATTTTTTCAGTCGGGTGAAACAAAGGTTGAGCTTTTAGAAGCTACCTCATCTGAAAGTGCCATCGCAAAATTTGTTGAAAAACGTGGTGAAGGAATTCATCATCTGGCCTTTGCTGTAGATGATATAAAGGCAGAAATGCAAAGATTGCAACAATCCGGTTTTACACTTTTAAACAGTGAGCCAAAGAAAGGTGCCGACAATAAATTGGTTTGTTTCCTTCATCCCAAGTCAACCAATGGTGTGCTGGTAGAATTGTGTCAGGAAATTAAATCTTAA
- a CDS encoding HAD family phosphatase, which translates to MIKNIIFDFGGVLLPINTEKTAIEFAKMGLDNFEELYSMKQQAKFFDDFEKGLIPASTFRSEIRKHYKRPLSDDEIDFAWNALIGEMNPERFNFLNELSGKYNIYLLSNTNIIHHTAFIKSLNQTFGKDRFEKLFEKTYYSFQMGTRKPDKRIFTEVIKDSGVIPAETVFIDDNLNNALGAQKAGLNAIHHDVQMEIEKDLMAMLSAF; encoded by the coding sequence ATGATTAAAAATATCATTTTTGATTTTGGAGGTGTGTTGTTGCCTATTAACACAGAAAAAACTGCAATTGAGTTTGCAAAGATGGGGCTCGATAATTTTGAAGAACTCTATTCCATGAAGCAGCAAGCAAAATTTTTTGATGACTTTGAAAAAGGTTTGATACCTGCCTCGACATTCAGAAGCGAAATCAGAAAACATTACAAGCGGCCGCTTTCTGACGATGAAATTGATTTTGCCTGGAATGCTCTAATAGGTGAAATGAATCCCGAAAGGTTTAATTTTCTGAACGAACTTAGTGGCAAGTACAATATTTACTTATTGAGCAATACCAACATTATTCATCATACAGCATTTATAAAGAGCCTGAATCAGACTTTTGGTAAAGACCGTTTTGAAAAACTGTTTGAAAAAACTTATTATTCTTTTCAAATGGGAACACGAAAGCCTGATAAAAGAATTTTTACTGAAGTGATTAAGGATAGCGGTGTGATTCCTGCTGAAACAGTTTTTATTGACGACAACTTGAATAATGCCTTAGGTGCACAGAAGGCGGGGTTGAATGCTATTCATCACGATGTTCAGATGGAAATAGAGAAAGATCTGATGGCAATGCTCTCTGCTTTTTAA